The genomic region TTCTAGGCAGGTTTCTAAGGTCCTCGTACATGTCACTGTCCCAGGGTGCCTCCATGCCCAGATGGCAGAACCCATCAGGAAACAGAGCTGAGCCCCCTTTTGGGGTCTTTACTGCAAGCCAGCCTTGGAGTGGAGGGCCAGGGCGAGGGGCAATCACAGGACCCTTGGGTAAGCTGGTGGCAGAGGCCTCGGTGCACCACGTGAGGAAGGCAGGAGCAACCTACACAGAGGAGTCCAGAGGGCCACGAAGAGGTAGGTCAGCAGACACGGCCGTCTCATCCAGATGCAGCAGGGGCCGACGCCGCTTCCAGCATCCTTAGCTGGTGGTGCTCAGAGGGGGCTCTGGGGAGGCTGGCCGGCTCAAGGTCACACCTGGGAAGCCGGAGACAAAGCTCTCCCACCTTCTCTTTACCTGCTAAAAGACCGAGGATAGGCAAGATCAGGGTCCTGGTGCCACCGCCGCGTGGTGGGCTTCAGGTGCTGTTCCACCTACAGCCACGAGGTGGTGGTAGACCCCAGAGACAGGAGCACTGCTCCTCGGAGACctttttctccaaaagaaagGAGGCAGGGGCCAGGAGCCAAAAGGTCCCACCAAGGGGGTCAGGATGCCCCCTTTCCGGAGCATAGAACACAAGATGTAACCCTGGGGAAGTTTTACTAGCTGATCTCTTTGCCTCCAGCAAAATCCACCCATCCAACACATTGCCAgattaattatttgaaaacagcTCTGCTCTAAAACCTTCCGTGACTCCCCAGTGTCGAAGGGATAAATCCCAAGAGTCTTTAAGGCCCTCTGAAATATGGTGCCTGGatgcctctctctccagccccgtCTCCAGACAACTCTGTTGTCTTCTTGGTCCTTGGCCTCATATGTTCCTACCTCTGAGCCTTTGCTGCCCTGGGTCCCTCTCAGTGGAGTCCTTACCCTCCCCCTTTGGCGCCCCTCCATCCGTCAGCCCTCAGCCAAACCTGCTGATACTGCTTCAGCCACCGCCGGCGCTCTCCTTGCTGGGCTTGAATTAGCTGCTCCGTATCTTCCAGGCACCCTGGCAGCCACTCCTGACCGGGCGTGTCCAGCCTTTCTGGGCCTCCGTTTGAGGGCCTGGACTTCTCCTGGCCCTGTCTGAGGCTCAGCGCCCGACGCAGCCGGCTCTCCAAAGGCTTCCCCCAGGGCTCCTGGAGCTTGCCATAGGAGGGTCGTGGTCCTCGCAAGGACTGACTGCGTGGCCCTATCCCCATGGTTCCTGAGGCTGCAAGTGCAGGACTGCTCCAGCCCCTGGGCAAGCCACTGGCCCCTGAGGTGGCTCAGAGTCTCCACCCATCTGATGGGAACTCACTTGGGGGCAAAGGTTGGTGCTGCTGAGGTGGCCATCATAAACCAAAGGGCAGGCCACAGGGGAAAAGCATCCCTGAGTCACCATCACCACTGCCTCTCTACCTTCTAGGGCAAGGAGTATAGgtgtctttctcctcctcctcttccaggcaggcttccctgaccaccccaCCCCTGTAGAGCTTGGCCTCCCCTGAACTGCAGCCCTAGctgtccaaattcattctgttgGCACTGAGAACAGATGGTGCAACAGCAAAACCGAGATGGGCCTTTAGGCAACAGGACAgctccagggcgcctgggggggctcagtcggttgagcatccaactcttggtttcagctcaggtcatgatctcgtgatctggggattcgagccccgcatcgggctccatgctgacagtgcaaagcctgcttgggattgtctctctttctctctctctctctctcaaaataaataaataaacatttttttttaaaaaaagaaagaaacaggacagCTCCACTCTTTGTCCAACATCTCAGCGAGGCTGCAGGGGTGGCCGCTGATCTCAGAGCTTCACAATGTCtcccaaggagaaagagaaagatgctgAAAAGCCAGCCAAGAAAGACAAAGACCCAGTGAACAAGTCTGGGGGCAAGGCCAAAAAGAAGTGGTCCAAAGGCAAAGTTCAGGACACGCTCAATGACCTGGTCTCGTGTGACAAAGCGACATGTGACAAACTTCATAAGTTCCCAACTAGAAGCTTAGGACCCCAGCCGTCGTCTCTGAGAGACTGAAGATTCAAGGCCCCCTGGCTGGGGTGGCCTTTCAGGAGCTCCTTAGTGAAGAACTTAGGAAACTAGTTGCAAAGTACAGAGCTCTGGTCATTTACACCAGAAACACCAGGGGCAGAGATGCCCCAGCTGCTGGCGAAGATGCATGGACAGATCCCACTAACtgtatgttttgaaaaataaaaatttattaaattaaaaaaaaaagaaagaaagaaacaagacagCTCCaatctagaatagtcaaattcacagagacagaatgtagcatgctgggggggggggggggggggggggggggcggggggggggggggggaggattggTCAATTATTTCATGGCTATAGAACTTCAGtcctgcaagatgaaaaagttctggaggggcacctgggtggctcagttggttaagtgtctgacttcagctcaggtcatgatctcatggtctgtgggtttgagcccggcatcgggctctgcactatcagcatggagcctgcttgggattctctctccccccctctgcgtgttctctctctctctctctctctctctctctctctcaaaacaaataacttaaaaaaaaaagatggaaaaattctGGAGATTGGTTGAACAACACTGCGGCTATAGGTGACACTACTGAATGATACATAAAAATGGCTAAATGGTAAACATAATGTTTCCGTATATTTTACTGCAGCTGGAAATTATTCGTTAGACTAGATGAATCCCTTCCGCTCTCACTCAGTCCTGTCAACTGCAAAATGGGTGGCTGTGGAAATCCAATGAAATCGTGAACGTATAATAGCAAGACGACCAGCAGAAGCTTTGTTTTTccgagagaaagagaaaggtgcTTGGGCCGGCCCAGCGGACCCTCAGAATCACAGGATTTGAAGGCTGAAAGGGACCTCACACATCTGTTATTCCTTTTTGTATTAACCACTATTCTATGGCTATTCTTCCTCATTCTGGAGCTAATCCCTCCACACACTGCATTTCAGCCTCATGATAATCCTATGAGGTGGGCATTGCTACCCCCATTTCATAGatcaggaaacagaggctcagaggtgAAGCACCTGGCCAGAGAGCATGCCcagtaagaggcagagctggaaccCATTCCTTGGTTGGCCTGGCTTTAGAATGCAAGCTGCCTTGCTCTGGTATCGGTGGCCAGGCGTCCTCCTGTGTTTGGGTTGCTG from Panthera uncia isolate 11264 chromosome D1, Puncia_PCG_1.0, whole genome shotgun sequence harbors:
- the CD1H11orf86 gene encoding uncharacterized protein C11orf86 homolog: MGIGPRSQSLRGPRPSYGKLQEPWGKPLESRLRRALSLRQGQEKSRPSNGGPERLDTPGQEWLPGCLEDTEQLIQAQQGERRRWLKQYQQQVKRRWESFVSGFPGVTLSRPASPEPPLSTTS
- the LOC125911145 gene encoding LOW QUALITY PROTEIN: 40S ribosomal protein S25-like (The sequence of the model RefSeq protein was modified relative to this genomic sequence to represent the inferred CDS: inserted 1 base in 1 codon; substituted 1 base at 1 genomic stop codon) codes for the protein MSPKEKEKDAEKPAKKDKDPVNKSGGKAKKKWSKGKVQDTLNDLVSCDKATCDKLHKXPNXKLRTPAVVSERLKIQGPLAGVAFQELLSEELRKLVAKYRALVIYTRNTRGRDAPAAGEDAWTDPTNCLQQVRLRGDRSCSLSVEAAAVETVATTCGGGEESSSARAQPGLLRPASLAAAGALVLVLGPILQM